In Gammaproteobacteria bacterium, the genomic stretch CGCTCGCAGTCGCGAGCGGTCCCCCCTCTCCCGCAAGCGGGCGAGGGTAGGTCGGCATCACGCCGAGCGTGATTCACGTTAACGGCCATGCCACAAGCGGCACCCGGCAGGATGAATCTGCTGCGGCATGGCCGTTCCCCTCACTCACCGCTCGCAGTCGCGAGCGGTCCTCCCTTTCCCGCAAGCGGGCGAAGGTAGGTCGGCATCACGCCGCGTGATTCACGTTAACCCACATGCACATCCGCAGACAGCAGCACAACCTCGGGTTCCTGCACGCTGTTGCCCTGGATGAAGTTGATGCCCATTTGCCACAGTCGCGCCATCACGTTGGCGTCTTCGACATGCGAAACGATGGCCTTGACGTTGCGTTGGCGTGCTACGTCGAGCAACTCCTTGAGGCGCTTCTGTTTCGTCGGGTCGGTGAATTCCTGGGTAAAGGACGGATGGAACTTCACGAAGCGGGCCGTGACATGCCCCAGCAGCGGCGCTGAATTGGCACCGGCGCCGAAGTAATCGATCGCCAGATCGGCCTTGAGTTCCGCGAGCCCGGCACACAGCAGTTTGGCTTTGCGGATGTGATTCTGGACGATGCCTTCGCGGACTTCGAAAACCAGTTCGTTGGCGCCCAGGGCGCGAGTTTTGGTCTGCTCATGCAACCAGTGCAGGAAGCCCTCGGCATCGCGCAGGGTGTCTTCGGACAGCCGCACGAACAGGCAGGCGCGGTCGTGGGTCTCTGCCCGCTTGGCCAGTAGGCTCAGCGAGCGCGAGGTCACCCAGCGATCGATCAGCTTCATCAGGCCGTGTTTCTCGGCGTCCGGCAGGAATTCTCGCGCCAAGCGCTCCTGTCCGGTTTCGTCAATCATGCGGACGAACACATCGAAATACTGCAGGGTGTCGCCTTCCAGGCTGGCGATCGACTGGTAGGCAAGTTTGAGTCGTCGTTCCTCGATCGCGCGGCGAATGCGACCGGCCTGACGCTGGCTTTCCTTTTCGGCCTGTTCGCTTTCGGCCTTGGGGCCCAGCACCAGCACACGGTTGCTGCCCTGAGCCGCACTGCGTCGCGCTTCGAAGACGATTTCATCGTTGACCAGCCGCAGATCGCTGTTCTCGGCCAGCGGATACGCCACGATCGTGGTGGTGAGGTGGGCTTCGAAGCGGGCGGTCCTGAACAGCTGCGACGAGACTTCCTTGCGGATCGACTCGGCCATTGCCTCCACGTTGAGTCCCTTGCGGTTGGCAACCATCAGTGTCCATTCGGCGGCCGAGGTGCGGAACAGCTTGTCCTGGGCATAAATGAGGTCCGCGACCAGTTCGCGCAGCGTGGCAAAGACCTCGTCGGCATCGACCAGGCCCAGACGTTCCTCCAGGCGGTCGGCGTCGTCCACACGCAAGGCCATCAGGGCGGCGATGCCGGTGTTCGGCTTGCCGTTCATCGCATGGAGGGCTTCGAACAGCTGTGTGCGTGAATCCGATGGGCCTGCCGCCTCCGGCGATACGCCAGCTTCACTGCGAATCAGTATTTGGATCGGGCTGTCGGCCGATTGCTCCTCCTTCGTCACGTATGCGGTGACCTGTCGATGGGTGCCGTCGCGATGCAACAACTGCAAGTCCAGGGAATCCTCGGTCGATTTGTCCTTCTGCAGCTGACGCAGATGGGACTTGACGCGCGGTCGATCAGGCTCGGCGATCAGGTCCATCAGCGGCTGCCCGTCAAGCTCGGTCTGCGTGTCGAAACCGGTCAGTACCGCGAAGGCGGGATTGGCACTGGCGACGATACCTTCCTGAATCTGTGCGATGGCGTCCGCCGTGCCGGCCACGAGATTGCTGTGCCGCGCCTCGAAGTCGGCCAGCTGCATACGCAAACGCCGAATTTCCTGTCTGTGGCCGTGATTCTGCAGTTCGCGCAGGCAGATGCGTTCCAGATGCGTCAGCGACCGATCGTCCTGAACGCTGACGCAGTCGCGGGCGCCCAACTGAAGCGCATGCACGGTCTGCTCCCCGGGCGTTTGCTCGGCCAGCATGAGTACCGGAACGTCGGAGGCGATTTCGGCGCACAGGGCCAACACCCCGCCAAATGGTGCATTGGGCAGGCCTTGCGCACATAGCACCAGATCCGGTGCGGCGCGGCGCAAGGCGTCGTCGAGATCTTCCAGGTCGGTCAGCCAGGCCGCGCGGACCGGGTGACCGGCGTTGCGCAGGTGACTCTCGACGGTACGCGCGCTGTTCTGGGATGCGCTGAGCACCAGGATCACTGAGCCGGAGCCGAGCGCTGAAACCTGCGTGTTCAAACGATCACCATGACAGCAATGTTTTCGCGGGCTGTCCCGGTTCTTCCTTGGCGAGTCTTGGCACTAGATACCCCGGCAGGCAGTGATGGAGTTCGCGCAGCAGTGCCGCAGCCTTGTCTTCGGCCACTTCGAAATGCGCACTACCGGCGACACGGTCCAGCATATGCAGATAGTAGGGGACGATGCCACATGCCAACAAACGTTTTGAGAGCTGGGTGAGGGCGGGAACGCTGTCGTTGATGCCTGCGAGCAATACGGACTGGTTCAGCAAGGTGATTCCCAGAGCCGTGAGCGGACGTAGCGCCGCGGCCACCGCCTCGTCCAGTTCGTTGGCGTGATTGGCGTGCAGGACGATGATTTTGTCGAGCCGGCCGCGTGAGATCCAGTCCATGAAGGTCTGATCGATTCGCTCAGGCAGCACGATCGGCTGGCGGGTGTGCAGACGCAAGCGCTGGACGTGCGGAATGAATTCCAGGGCTTCGGCGAATTCGGCAAGCTTATCGTCGGACAGGCTCAGCGGATCGCCGCCGGACAGGATCACTTCCTCGATGCTCGGATCGTCCGCGATCCGTTGCAGCGTGAGCTGCCAGCGGCCGCGCGAGGCGGTCGCGTCCGTATACGGGAAATGCCGACGGAAGCAGTAGCGACAGTGCACGCCGCAGGCCCCGGTGGCGACGACCAGCGCACGGC encodes the following:
- a CDS encoding EAL domain-containing protein yields the protein MNTQVSALGSGSVILVLSASQNSARTVESHLRNAGHPVRAAWLTDLEDLDDALRRAAPDLVLCAQGLPNAPFGGVLALCAEIASDVPVLMLAEQTPGEQTVHALQLGARDCVSVQDDRSLTHLERICLRELQNHGHRQEIRRLRMQLADFEARHSNLVAGTADAIAQIQEGIVASANPAFAVLTGFDTQTELDGQPLMDLIAEPDRPRVKSHLRQLQKDKSTEDSLDLQLLHRDGTHRQVTAYVTKEEQSADSPIQILIRSEAGVSPEAAGPSDSRTQLFEALHAMNGKPNTGIAALMALRVDDADRLEERLGLVDADEVFATLRELVADLIYAQDKLFRTSAAEWTLMVANRKGLNVEAMAESIRKEVSSQLFRTARFEAHLTTTIVAYPLAENSDLRLVNDEIVFEARRSAAQGSNRVLVLGPKAESEQAEKESQRQAGRIRRAIEERRLKLAYQSIASLEGDTLQYFDVFVRMIDETGQERLAREFLPDAEKHGLMKLIDRWVTSRSLSLLAKRAETHDRACLFVRLSEDTLRDAEGFLHWLHEQTKTRALGANELVFEVREGIVQNHIRKAKLLCAGLAELKADLAIDYFGAGANSAPLLGHVTARFVKFHPSFTQEFTDPTKQKRLKELLDVARQRNVKAIVSHVEDANVMARLWQMGINFIQGNSVQEPEVVLLSADVHVG
- the epmB gene encoding EF-P beta-lysylation protein EpmB — translated: MITANSPRPHPPHWQQALRVAFSKPASLLEFLELDPQLPELALSRVADFPLRVPRGFAARMRKGDPNDPLLLQVWPRAAEDAAHPDFVRDPVGDLDKLGQGGVIHKYHGRALVVATGACGVHCRYCFRRHFPYTDATASRGRWQLTLQRIADDPSIEEVILSGGDPLSLSDDKLAEFAEALEFIPHVQRLRLHTRQPIVLPERIDQTFMDWISRGRLDKIIVLHANHANELDEAVAAALRPLTALGITLLNQSVLLAGINDSVPALTQLSKRLLACGIVPYYLHMLDRVAGSAHFEVAEDKAAALLRELHHCLPGYLVPRLAKEEPGQPAKTLLSW